One Halalkalicoccus sp. NIPERK01 genomic region harbors:
- a CDS encoding ABC transporter substrate-binding protein → MSRRDVDEVATRGRGSAAVSSGISRRRYLRTSALLGATGGLAGCLGGADDALTVGFILPFTGVYSLLGESIVNGFEMYVDEQGGEIAGQEVETVSRDTEADTNTGVSAARELLVESGADVLVGPVSSAVAIAMMQTVENESSAIWLNANAGDYRIVQDGCLPYHFRTSFNDWQTSAPLAPWVYENVADNVVITYADYAFGDNSRRFFGEAFEEAGGTVVDEIPVPLGTDDFSPYMGDIEGSGAEAVYSFFAGSDAVNYVTQFHEFGLDQSMTQTGSGFLLSEDTLPAQGQAALGKFSLLHYTSTDESERNQEFARSYADAHDTRPNVYACQGYDSAQAFELAVEEGDTDPDAMAEALRGAEIDSPRGSFQFHPETNDPVQNMYVREVVEGSDGPENRVVETLDDVELPTWGCSVN, encoded by the coding sequence ATGTCTCGCAGAGACGTGGATGAAGTTGCCACACGGGGACGAGGATCCGCGGCGGTGTCGTCGGGGATATCGAGACGGCGATATCTACGGACGAGTGCCCTGCTCGGTGCGACCGGGGGGCTAGCGGGTTGCCTCGGTGGGGCCGACGACGCCCTCACCGTCGGGTTCATCCTCCCGTTTACGGGCGTCTACTCGCTGCTGGGCGAGAGCATCGTCAACGGGTTCGAGATGTACGTCGACGAACAGGGGGGTGAGATCGCGGGTCAGGAGGTGGAGACGGTCTCCCGGGACACGGAGGCGGACACCAACACCGGCGTCTCCGCCGCCCGCGAACTGCTCGTCGAGTCCGGGGCGGACGTGCTGGTCGGGCCCGTCTCGAGCGCCGTCGCGATCGCGATGATGCAGACGGTCGAGAACGAGTCGAGCGCGATCTGGCTCAACGCGAACGCGGGCGATTACCGGATCGTCCAGGACGGGTGTCTGCCGTATCACTTCCGCACCTCCTTCAACGACTGGCAGACGAGCGCACCGTTAGCGCCGTGGGTCTACGAGAACGTCGCCGACAACGTCGTCATCACCTACGCGGACTACGCGTTCGGCGACAACTCCCGGCGGTTCTTCGGCGAAGCGTTCGAGGAGGCGGGCGGCACGGTGGTCGACGAGATCCCCGTCCCGCTCGGTACCGACGACTTCTCGCCGTACATGGGCGACATAGAGGGCAGCGGCGCCGAGGCCGTCTACTCGTTTTTCGCCGGCAGCGACGCGGTCAACTACGTCACGCAGTTCCACGAGTTCGGCCTCGATCAGAGCATGACGCAGACCGGAAGCGGGTTCCTGCTCTCGGAGGACACGCTCCCCGCACAGGGACAGGCCGCCCTCGGGAAGTTCTCGCTCCTCCACTACACCTCCACGGACGAGTCCGAGCGGAACCAGGAGTTCGCCCGGAGCTACGCCGACGCCCACGACACCCGTCCGAACGTCTACGCCTGCCAGGGCTACGATTCGGCACAGGCGTTCGAACTGGCCGTCGAGGAGGGTGACACCGATCCCGACGCCATGGCGGAGGCGCTTCGGGGCGCGGAGATCGACAGCCCGCGCGGGAGCTTCCAGTTCCACCCGGAGACGAATGACCCGGTCCAGAACATGTACGTCCGCGAGGTCGTCGAGGGGAGCGACGGCCCCGAAAACCGGGTCGTCGAGACGCTGGACGACGTCGAACTGCCGACGTGGGGTTGCAGTGTCAACTGA
- a CDS encoding CoA transferase subunit A, whose product MTDQTATTVGEAVSRIEPGSSIATGLALEHAIPFAAGHELLRQGIDDLTLIGPISDLLFDQLVGGGAVSRIRAAWVGNVSAGTGYRFREAVESGEIGIGDHSNFSIALALQAGAMGVPYLPTRSLLGSDVFERSELFREATDPFSGERIALVPAIEPDWAIVHAQRASPAGDVHLWGNTGIVDPAVGAAENVLVTAEEVVDPEVITSDPSRVAITREQVTAVVECPFGAHPSPLAGHYNRDNEYYLEYHRRTKTQAAFDEWADEWVYGVSNRNEYAERVDADLSIAESTVAAEVRYGQ is encoded by the coding sequence ATGACGGACCAGACCGCGACCACAGTAGGAGAGGCGGTATCCCGGATCGAGCCCGGGAGTTCGATCGCGACGGGCCTCGCGCTCGAACACGCGATCCCCTTCGCGGCGGGCCACGAACTGCTCCGGCAGGGGATCGACGATCTCACGCTGATCGGGCCGATCAGTGACCTTCTGTTCGATCAGTTGGTCGGCGGCGGGGCGGTCTCGCGGATCCGCGCGGCGTGGGTCGGCAACGTCAGCGCCGGCACGGGCTATCGGTTCCGCGAGGCCGTCGAGAGCGGCGAGATCGGGATCGGGGACCACTCGAACTTCAGCATCGCGCTCGCGTTACAGGCGGGGGCGATGGGCGTTCCGTATCTCCCGACCCGATCGCTGCTGGGAAGCGATGTCTTCGAGCGAAGCGAGCTGTTCCGCGAGGCGACCGATCCGTTCTCGGGCGAGCGGATCGCCCTCGTGCCGGCAATCGAACCCGACTGGGCGATCGTCCACGCACAGCGGGCGAGCCCCGCCGGCGACGTCCACCTCTGGGGCAACACCGGCATCGTCGACCCGGCCGTCGGTGCGGCCGAGAACGTGCTGGTCACCGCCGAGGAGGTCGTCGACCCCGAGGTGATCACGAGCGATCCCAGTCGGGTCGCGATCACGCGCGAACAGGTGACGGCGGTCGTGGAGTGTCCGTTCGGCGCCCACCCGTCGCCGCTCGCGGGCCACTACAACCGCGACAACGAGTACTACCTGGAGTATCACCGGCGAACGAAAACGCAGGCGGCGTTCGACGAGTGGGCCGACGAGTGGGTGTACGGCGTTTCGAACCGAAACGAGTACGCAGAGCGCGTCGACGCCGACCTCTCGATCGCCGAGTCGACGGTCGCCGCGGAGGTGCGCTATGGCCAGTGA
- a CDS encoding CoA-transferase subunit beta, with amino-acid sequence MASEYTPRELMVSAAAAEIEDGDTAFVGMRLPLIAFQVAVSTHAPNSMAVYESGVVRDSPADGFIHTMCDLPNLNRAVSTTGMIDIMSRLQRGDVDVGFLGGAEIDRYGNLNTTWVRAGDDEIRLPGSGGACDIACMADRTVLLMPHEPRRFAEEVNYVTSPGYANDGSGRENHPAPGGGPSALVTSKATFGFDDSGEMYLRSVHPGVEPSDVLADFPWEMNTAEDIVDDEVTTTPEPTDEELALTRTFDPDGFWT; translated from the coding sequence ATGGCCAGTGAGTACACCCCCCGGGAGCTGATGGTCAGCGCCGCGGCCGCGGAGATCGAGGACGGCGACACCGCGTTCGTCGGGATGCGACTGCCGCTCATCGCGTTCCAGGTCGCCGTCAGCACCCACGCGCCGAACTCGATGGCCGTCTACGAGAGCGGCGTCGTGCGGGACTCGCCCGCCGACGGCTTCATCCACACGATGTGCGACCTGCCGAACCTGAACCGCGCGGTCTCGACCACCGGGATGATCGACATCATGAGCCGCCTCCAGCGCGGCGACGTCGACGTGGGCTTTCTCGGCGGCGCGGAGATCGATCGGTACGGCAACCTCAACACGACGTGGGTCCGTGCCGGCGACGACGAGATACGCCTCCCCGGCAGCGGCGGCGCGTGTGACATCGCCTGCATGGCCGACCGGACCGTGCTGCTCATGCCCCACGAACCGCGCCGGTTCGCAGAGGAGGTCAACTACGTCACGAGCCCCGGCTACGCCAACGACGGGAGCGGTCGGGAAAACCATCCCGCGCCCGGCGGCGGTCCCAGCGCGCTCGTCACGTCGAAGGCCACGTTCGGGTTCGACGATAGCGGCGAGATGTACCTTCGGAGCGTTCACCCCGGCGTCGAACCGTCGGACGTGCTCGCTGATTTCCCGTGGGAGATGAACACCGCCGAAGACATCGTCGACGACGAGGTGACGACGACGCCCGAGCCCACGGACGAGGAGTTAGCGCTGACTCGAACGTTCGATCCCGACGGGTTCTGGACCTGA
- a CDS encoding acyl-CoA synthetase, giving the protein MTYSEMQSSIPSEYLPDEADGPDYVHAVPEVHYPRQINVTEELVDRHVREGRGDNVAIYFEDRTVSYAELQESVNRMGNALLDLGVEPGDRVVVRFPNRPEAVVSCLAAQKIGAVALPSMKLLRAAELEHIINNAEATTVVVYDDLLEEIENALPDLETVEDVVVADRNGVDHDHHDYDELIEDASADLDAYETERDDLALMLYTSGTTGEPKGAIHTHRNLLASADTYARYCLEPTEEDVFGGNPPLPFAYGYGDLVTFPLRFGASTSLVEDATPVDLLETIDSHGISVLCSIPTAFNQILSKHPDGPEEYDVSSLRVGASAGEPLTPTTFESFKEEYGIDLLDGIGTTEMLHIFISHRHDEEIDPSATGFPVPGYECKIVDPETGEECDRGEAGLLAVRGPTGIEYWNRPEKQAEAVKDNWSYPGDIFVQREDGRFEYKSRNDDLIISSGYNIPGPEVEAVIEELDTVGEVAVVGSPDEERGAVVKAYVVAADGVSAGDDLVEEIQNHVKDTLAPYKYPREVEFVRELPRTETGKIRRIELREREEKKKA; this is encoded by the coding sequence ATGACCTATTCGGAGATGCAGTCCAGTATACCATCGGAGTACCTGCCGGACGAGGCGGACGGACCGGACTACGTCCACGCCGTCCCGGAGGTACACTACCCTCGGCAGATCAACGTAACAGAGGAACTGGTCGACAGGCACGTCCGCGAGGGGCGGGGGGACAACGTCGCCATCTACTTCGAGGATCGAACCGTCTCCTACGCGGAGTTACAGGAGTCCGTCAACCGAATGGGGAACGCACTCCTCGATCTCGGGGTCGAGCCCGGCGATCGGGTCGTTGTCAGATTCCCCAACCGACCCGAGGCGGTCGTCTCCTGTCTCGCCGCACAGAAGATCGGCGCCGTCGCGCTTCCCTCGATGAAGCTCCTTCGGGCGGCGGAACTCGAACACATAATCAACAACGCCGAGGCGACGACGGTCGTCGTCTACGACGACCTCCTCGAGGAGATCGAGAACGCGCTGCCGGACCTCGAAACCGTCGAGGACGTCGTCGTCGCCGACCGCAACGGCGTCGATCACGACCACCACGACTACGACGAATTGATCGAGGATGCGAGCGCCGATCTCGACGCGTACGAGACGGAACGCGACGACCTGGCGCTGATGTTGTACACGAGCGGAACGACGGGCGAACCCAAGGGCGCGATCCACACCCACCGGAACCTGCTCGCGAGCGCGGACACCTACGCCCGGTACTGTCTCGAGCCGACCGAGGAGGACGTCTTCGGCGGGAACCCGCCGCTGCCCTTCGCCTACGGCTACGGCGACCTCGTCACGTTCCCGCTGCGCTTCGGCGCCAGCACGAGCCTCGTCGAGGACGCCACGCCGGTCGATCTGTTGGAGACGATCGATTCGCACGGGATCTCGGTGCTCTGTTCGATCCCGACCGCGTTCAACCAGATCCTCTCGAAACATCCCGACGGTCCCGAGGAGTACGACGTCTCCTCGCTCCGCGTGGGCGCGAGCGCCGGCGAGCCGTTGACGCCGACGACGTTCGAGTCGTTCAAAGAGGAGTACGGGATCGATCTCCTCGACGGCATCGGGACGACGGAGATGCTCCACATCTTCATCAGCCACCGCCACGACGAGGAGATCGACCCGAGCGCGACCGGCTTTCCGGTCCCCGGCTACGAGTGTAAGATCGTCGATCCCGAGACCGGCGAGGAGTGCGACCGGGGCGAGGCGGGGCTGCTCGCCGTTCGCGGCCCGACCGGCATCGAGTACTGGAACCGGCCGGAAAAACAGGCCGAGGCGGTGAAGGACAACTGGTCGTATCCCGGCGACATCTTCGTCCAGCGCGAGGACGGCCGCTTCGAGTACAAGTCCCGGAACGACGACCTCATCATCTCCAGCGGCTACAACATCCCCGGCCCGGAGGTCGAGGCCGTCATCGAGGAACTCGATACCGTCGGCGAGGTCGCCGTCGTCGGTAGCCCGGACGAGGAGCGAGGCGCGGTCGTCAAGGCGTACGTCGTGGCTGCGGACGGCGTCTCGGCGGGCGACGACCTGGTCGAGGAGATCCAGAACCACGTCAAGGACACGCTCGCGCCCTACAAGTATCCCCGCGAGGTCGAGTTCGTGCGGGAACTCCCGCGGACCGAGACCGGAAAGATCCGCCGTATCGAACTCCGCGAACGGGAAGAAAAGAAGAAAGCATAG
- a CDS encoding 2Fe-2S iron-sulfur cluster binding domain-containing protein, with protein sequence MVETHTIEFVDEGVTLEVAENESILEAAEEAGLDLPYQCRMGVCGVCSAMCEDGEADQMEGMFLSESEKDEGYVLTCIGKPRSDMRIRTNESP encoded by the coding sequence ATGGTCGAGACACACACCATCGAGTTCGTCGACGAAGGGGTGACGCTCGAGGTGGCCGAGAACGAGTCGATCCTCGAGGCGGCCGAGGAGGCCGGACTCGACCTCCCGTACCAGTGTCGGATGGGCGTCTGTGGCGTCTGTAGCGCCATGTGCGAGGACGGCGAGGCCGACCAGATGGAGGGGATGTTCCTCTCCGAGAGCGAGAAGGACGAGGGGTACGTCCTGACCTGCATCGGGAAGCCCCGATCGGACATGCGAATTCGGACCAACGAGAGCCCCTGA
- a CDS encoding GNAT family N-acetyltransferase — protein sequence MTYDLRHGTTEDGEEILELWHGFTEHLSQYDDRYQHKEDADDRWLRYFENQLVDSKYGTVIVAEHEETGELIGVLEARVMGDHPIFRLKDHGYINGHYVREDHWNEGVGTALIEEAHEWFADSPRDIDFYRIDVVEGDEKAAEVYEKLGFEPVEHVFERSIEEQ from the coding sequence ATGACGTACGACCTGCGACACGGCACGACCGAAGACGGCGAAGAGATCCTCGAACTCTGGCACGGGTTCACCGAGCACCTCTCGCAGTACGACGACCGCTACCAGCACAAGGAGGACGCGGACGACCGGTGGCTCCGATACTTCGAGAACCAGCTCGTCGACTCGAAGTACGGGACGGTGATCGTCGCCGAACACGAGGAGACCGGCGAACTGATCGGCGTTCTCGAGGCCCGCGTGATGGGGGATCACCCCATCTTCCGGCTCAAGGACCACGGCTACATCAACGGCCACTACGTCCGGGAGGACCACTGGAACGAGGGCGTCGGAACGGCGCTGATCGAGGAGGCCCACGAGTGGTTCGCCGACTCGCCGCGCGACATCGACTTCTACCGGATCGACGTGGTCGAGGGCGACGAGAAGGCCGCCGAAGTGTACGAGAAACTCGGCTTCGAACCCGTCGAACACGTCTTCGAACGCTCCATCGAGGAGCAGTAG
- a CDS encoding Phenylacetic acid catabolic protein → MPTEKQLKQQVQNGKMIESTDEMTEGYEKALKQILTVSGDTELMSAPAYYDQSLNAPSPNARASCISVIQDELGHGHIAYRLLEDLGEDREELIYGREPHEFRNTYGFDQHIENFAELVTAHGLFDRAGIVLLGDIHENTSYAPWKRALTKVNKEEQFHLRHGETWMRRLANKNDKTRAKLQEAVDWMFPIGIEWFGLPDDKKKHDDQLEYRIKGKSNDELRQDWLARSMPLMNELDLDVPAHYDEEADEYVIEYDMPIAFDAANKEWRYDEPISWGDVMDRWRSRGPANEKYVELIQSGTVEVGV, encoded by the coding sequence ATGCCAACCGAGAAGCAACTCAAACAGCAGGTCCAGAACGGGAAGATGATCGAATCGACCGACGAGATGACAGAGGGCTACGAGAAGGCCCTGAAGCAGATCCTGACGGTCTCGGGCGATACGGAGCTGATGAGCGCCCCGGCGTACTACGACCAGTCGCTGAACGCCCCGTCGCCCAACGCGCGTGCGTCCTGCATCAGCGTGATCCAGGACGAACTCGGCCACGGTCACATCGCCTACCGGTTACTGGAGGACCTCGGCGAGGACCGCGAGGAACTCATCTACGGGCGCGAGCCCCACGAGTTCCGCAACACCTACGGCTTCGACCAGCACATCGAGAACTTCGCCGAACTCGTGACGGCCCACGGTCTGTTCGACCGAGCGGGGATCGTCCTGCTCGGCGACATCCACGAGAACACCTCCTACGCGCCCTGGAAGCGCGCGCTGACGAAGGTCAACAAGGAGGAGCAGTTCCACCTCCGCCACGGCGAGACGTGGATGCGCCGGCTCGCGAACAAGAACGACAAGACCCGCGCGAAGCTCCAGGAGGCCGTCGACTGGATGTTCCCGATCGGAATCGAGTGGTTCGGGCTGCCCGACGACAAGAAGAAACACGACGACCAGCTCGAGTACCGGATCAAGGGCAAGTCCAACGACGAACTCCGCCAGGACTGGCTCGCGCGGTCGATGCCGCTCATGAACGAACTCGACCTCGACGTGCCGGCCCACTACGACGAGGAGGCCGACGAGTACGTCATCGAGTACGACATGCCGATCGCGTTCGATGCGGCAAACAAGGAGTGGCGCTACGACGAACCAATCTCGTGGGGCGACGTCATGGACCGCTGGCGCTCGCGCGGGCCGGCCAACGAGAAGTACGTCGAACTCATCCAGTCGGGTACCGTCGAGGTCGGGGTCTGA
- a CDS encoding metal-sulfur cluster assembly factor, which translates to MSSARQRADGASGPAHASEFVERRRADATPFEGYLWDVVDEIPDPHIPVSLVEMAMIYDIEADDGAVAVEMTYPCMGCPAYDMIQNDIESCLTVLDGVDTVDVEVVWDPVWSKEMLTAEVREKMRKSGISL; encoded by the coding sequence ATGTCCAGCGCACGACAGCGGGCCGACGGCGCGTCCGGTCCCGCACACGCAAGCGAGTTCGTCGAACGGCGCCGCGCCGACGCGACCCCCTTCGAGGGGTACCTGTGGGACGTCGTCGACGAGATCCCGGACCCGCACATCCCCGTCAGCCTGGTCGAGATGGCGATGATCTACGACATCGAGGCCGACGACGGGGCGGTCGCCGTCGAGATGACCTACCCGTGTATGGGCTGTCCGGCCTACGACATGATCCAGAACGACATCGAGAGCTGTCTCACCGTCCTCGACGGCGTCGACACCGTCGACGTCGAGGTCGTCTGGGACCCGGTCTGGTCGAAGGAGATGCTCACCGCGGAGGTCAGAGAGAAGATGCGAAAATCGGGGATCAGCCTCTGA
- a CDS encoding phenylacetic acid degradation PaaB family protein, whose product MKYEVFARIKQGDETIHIGNVRAQNDRLARMYAHNTFDEEDWDYLAVVRAEDLIEVTGERPTAGVRADE is encoded by the coding sequence ATGAAGTACGAAGTATTCGCACGAATCAAGCAGGGCGACGAGACGATACACATCGGCAACGTGCGGGCGCAGAACGATCGCCTCGCGCGGATGTACGCACACAACACGTTCGACGAGGAGGACTGGGACTACCTCGCGGTCGTTCGCGCCGAGGACCTGATCGAGGTCACCGGCGAGCGACCCACGGCGGGGGTGCGTGCCGATGAGTGA
- a CDS encoding Phenylacetic acid catabolic protein, giving the protein MSDWPEQAVDYVQAIADTKLVLGHRNAQWSLAGPSLEDDIGGASAAQEEIGHFRQFVNELASQGREKDWLNGKRDAEEFNNAACLDRIDGDWPAYVASIAPADRAAWYMIDAIAVDDLDGLITKMGEDEYFHLEYHDARLETLAEDDPEGIQSTLETTLPQALAFIGPAEYDDEADPLIQAGFTDRSVTEIREAFEEHYRNLFADTAVSLDGVDWDAPALEEWNEVRRRVGGGSIGDADARQLRGTENELFAMD; this is encoded by the coding sequence ATGAGTGACTGGCCGGAGCAGGCGGTCGACTACGTCCAGGCCATCGCGGACACGAAGCTCGTCCTCGGGCACCGGAACGCCCAGTGGAGCCTCGCGGGGCCATCCCTCGAGGACGACATCGGCGGGGCCAGCGCCGCCCAGGAGGAGATCGGCCACTTCCGACAGTTCGTCAACGAACTGGCCTCACAGGGCCGGGAGAAGGACTGGCTAAACGGCAAACGCGACGCCGAGGAGTTCAACAACGCCGCCTGCCTCGACCGGATCGACGGCGACTGGCCGGCGTACGTCGCCTCGATCGCCCCCGCCGACCGGGCGGCGTGGTACATGATCGACGCCATCGCCGTCGACGACCTCGACGGGCTGATCACGAAGATGGGCGAGGACGAGTACTTCCACCTCGAGTACCACGACGCCCGCCTGGAGACGTTGGCGGAGGACGACCCCGAGGGGATCCAGTCGACGCTGGAGACGACGCTCCCCCAGGCGCTCGCGTTCATCGGACCCGCCGAGTACGACGACGAGGCGGACCCCCTGATTCAGGCCGGGTTCACCGACCGTTCGGTCACGGAGATCCGCGAGGCGTTCGAAGAGCACTACCGGAACCTGTTCGCCGACACGGCAGTTTCGCTCGACGGCGTCGACTGGGACGCGCCGGCGCTCGAAGAGTGGAACGAGGTCAGACGCCGCGTCGGCGGCGGATCGATCGGCGACGCCGACGCCCGACAGCTCCGGGGCACCGAGAACGAACTGTTCGCAATGGACTGA
- a CDS encoding enoyl-CoA hydratase/isomerase family protein, protein MQSFSELDLEFFQTELEDHIGTIRIDRPPANAHNIDVLLELQRAVETVRFDEDVRAVLFGSANEKFFSTGFDIKALQQESGKQVGYASQTSKEIIMKMRTTDTIFIAMVNGHCMGGGLELALACDFRYAGDDDDYNVGMPEIHLGLIAGEAGTQLLPRYIDRSTALKMMITGETITPEEALDRGIFDELHAPEEVEDAAREFAKQIAQKSHMAVGHNKLAVNEGLEMPLWDALSHERELQNRLLGSDVAKEGVDAFLGDHDPDFLGVELGEKEPGEPSDD, encoded by the coding sequence ATGCAATCGTTTAGCGAGCTAGATCTGGAGTTCTTCCAGACCGAGCTGGAGGATCACATCGGAACCATCCGCATCGACCGGCCGCCGGCTAACGCCCACAACATCGACGTGCTCCTCGAACTGCAGCGGGCCGTCGAGACGGTCCGGTTCGACGAGGACGTCCGGGCCGTGCTGTTCGGGAGCGCCAACGAGAAGTTCTTCTCGACGGGCTTCGACATCAAGGCGCTCCAGCAGGAGTCGGGCAAACAGGTCGGCTACGCGAGCCAGACGAGCAAGGAGATCATCATGAAGATGCGGACGACCGACACCATCTTCATCGCCATGGTCAACGGCCACTGCATGGGCGGCGGGCTGGAACTCGCGCTCGCCTGTGACTTCCGGTACGCCGGCGACGACGACGACTACAACGTCGGCATGCCGGAGATCCACCTCGGCCTCATCGCGGGCGAGGCGGGGACCCAACTGCTTCCCCGGTACATCGACCGCTCGACCGCGCTCAAGATGATGATCACCGGCGAGACGATCACGCCCGAGGAGGCGCTCGATCGGGGCATCTTCGACGAACTCCACGCGCCCGAGGAGGTCGAGGACGCCGCCCGCGAGTTCGCCAAACAGATCGCCCAGAAGTCCCACATGGCCGTCGGCCACAACAAGCTGGCCGTCAACGAGGGTCTGGAGATGCCGCTGTGGGATGCGCTGTCCCACGAACGCGAGCTTCAGAACCGTCTCCTCGGCTCCGACGTGGCGAAGGAGGGCGTCGACGCGTTCCTCGGCGATCACGATCCCGACTTCCTGGGCGTCGAACTCGGCGAGAAGGAACCGGGCGAGCCGAGCGACGACTAG
- a CDS encoding acyl-CoA dehydrogenase family protein — MSLIESALSEEHRDIRDRAADFAAGVVAPEAERIERADEFPRGVIEEAGEYGLLGIMVPEEYGGEGSDFLSYCLAVERVAEASGAVAETIQGHTFATLPILNFGTDEQREEYLEAMVRGERVGAMLLTEPGAGSSPTELETVAEADDGGYSIGGEKSFGTNAGVADVHLVVARKRPAPEEGHGVSVFLVPGVDDREGFTFEREEFMGMRGHVTGDSTFEDVRVGESALLGEVGGGFRIAMGTIDMARTGLGAIGTGIARAAFDEAIDYAGAREQGGQAVGQYQAVQVLVADMDARLDGARHLVYDSAKSIADGEGDTRKSSKAKYVASEAAEFVTRNAIQVHGGKGYGKDLPLERFYRDAKILSIIGGTNEIQKTTVAGEALDL; from the coding sequence ATGAGCCTCATCGAGAGCGCGCTTTCCGAGGAGCACCGCGATATCCGGGACCGGGCGGCGGACTTCGCCGCCGGGGTCGTCGCACCCGAAGCCGAGCGCATCGAGCGAGCGGACGAGTTCCCCCGTGGGGTGATCGAGGAGGCGGGCGAGTACGGCCTGCTCGGGATCATGGTTCCCGAGGAGTACGGCGGCGAGGGGTCGGACTTCCTCTCGTACTGTCTGGCGGTCGAGCGAGTCGCCGAGGCCAGCGGCGCGGTCGCCGAGACGATCCAGGGCCACACGTTCGCGACGCTCCCGATCCTGAACTTCGGCACCGACGAACAGAGAGAGGAGTACCTCGAAGCGATGGTCCGCGGCGAGCGCGTCGGCGCGATGTTACTGACGGAACCCGGCGCGGGCAGTTCGCCGACGGAACTGGAGACGGTCGCCGAAGCCGACGACGGGGGCTACTCGATCGGCGGCGAGAAGTCCTTCGGGACGAACGCCGGCGTCGCCGACGTCCACCTCGTCGTCGCACGCAAACGCCCGGCCCCGGAGGAGGGCCACGGCGTGAGCGTCTTCCTCGTTCCGGGCGTCGACGACCGCGAGGGCTTCACGTTCGAGCGCGAGGAGTTCATGGGGATGCGCGGACACGTCACCGGGGACTCGACGTTCGAGGACGTCCGCGTCGGCGAGTCGGCGCTGCTCGGCGAGGTCGGCGGGGGCTTTCGGATCGCGATGGGGACCATCGACATGGCCCGGACGGGGTTAGGAGCCATCGGGACGGGTATCGCCCGCGCCGCGTTCGACGAGGCGATCGACTACGCGGGCGCGCGCGAGCAGGGCGGGCAGGCGGTCGGCCAGTACCAGGCGGTACAGGTGCTCGTCGCCGACATGGACGCCCGACTTGACGGAGCGCGCCACCTCGTCTACGACTCCGCGAAGTCGATTGCCGATGGGGAGGGTGACACGCGCAAGTCGAGCAAGGCGAAGTACGTCGCGAGCGAGGCCGCGGAGTTCGTCACCCGCAACGCGATCCAGGTCCACGGCGGAAAGGGGTACGGAAAGGACCTGCCGCTCGAACGGTTCTACCGGGACGCGAAGATCCTGAGCATCATCGGCGGGACGAACGAGATACAGAAGACGACGGTCGCTGGCGAGGCGCTGGACCTCTAG